From Weissella confusa, a single genomic window includes:
- a CDS encoding RluA family pseudouridine synthase, which produces MTEETLVITDQTGRLDKVVADAFEDYTRTQVTGWINDGVLKVNGAEKKAKYSVKPGDEITFTVPEPVEIDLKPEDIPLDIVYEDDDLLVVNKPQGMVVHPALGHESGTLVNALMFHTPLSTINGVVRPGIVHRIDKDTSGLLMVAKNDKAHEALSAQLKDKKNLRQYYALVHGEFIENEGTIKAPLGRSSADRKKQAVVAGGRDAVTHFKVVKRFVGYTLLQVTLETGRTHQIRVHMAYIGHPVAGDPLYGPKKTLPGNGQYLHAATLGLTQPTTGEEMTFEAPLPAYFTEMLDQLDPYAEIDAN; this is translated from the coding sequence TAAGGTCGTTGCTGACGCGTTTGAAGATTATACACGTACCCAAGTGACAGGCTGGATTAACGACGGCGTGTTGAAGGTAAATGGTGCCGAGAAGAAGGCCAAGTACAGCGTGAAGCCAGGGGATGAAATTACCTTTACGGTTCCTGAACCAGTTGAGATTGATTTGAAGCCGGAAGATATCCCATTGGACATTGTGTATGAAGATGATGACCTATTGGTTGTCAATAAGCCACAAGGGATGGTTGTGCACCCAGCGTTGGGTCACGAATCAGGCACGTTGGTTAACGCGTTGATGTTCCACACACCACTTTCAACGATTAACGGGGTGGTTCGTCCTGGTATCGTACACCGTATCGACAAGGATACGTCAGGATTGTTGATGGTTGCCAAGAATGACAAGGCCCACGAAGCATTGTCAGCGCAATTGAAGGACAAGAAGAACTTGCGTCAATACTACGCCCTTGTTCACGGTGAATTCATTGAAAACGAAGGAACCATCAAGGCACCTTTGGGTCGTTCATCAGCTGACCGTAAGAAGCAAGCAGTTGTGGCCGGTGGTCGTGACGCAGTGACCCACTTCAAGGTCGTGAAGCGTTTTGTTGGTTACACGCTATTGCAAGTAACGCTTGAAACAGGACGTACGCACCAAATCCGTGTGCACATGGCTTATATCGGTCACCCAGTGGCTGGTGATCCATTGTACGGACCAAAGAAGACGTTGCCAGGTAATGGTCAATACTTGCACGCGGCAACGCTTGGTTTGACGCAACCAACGACTGGTGAAGAAATGACGTTTGAAGCGCCATTACCAGCGTACTTTACGGAAATGTTGGATCAATTAGACCCATATGCAGAAATTGACGCAAACTAA